The Apostichopus japonicus isolate 1M-3 chromosome 20, ASM3797524v1, whole genome shotgun sequence nucleotide sequence GTAACAACAAGCTGCTAAAAAGgagtgggtggggtggtgggtgggggggggtgggggtaaataAACTTAAAAATGGATGGCGGAACAATATCAAAAACGGTTTAATCTCCCGAATTCATCGATATAGAATAGTTCAAGTGTTATTGCTTGTCCGAAAATAATCAAATCGAATCTTCTGCGCAGACAATTAAACGATCACGATTCCATTCACCTCGAATATCGGGAACAACTTTAACATCCTTGTAATAATGTACATCAGTTTATGCGGAAACAAAGGAGGAATAGagattgaaaatgttttttttttttattttctgtttaaataagaaatattttttatagagTGAATCCCCAAACACTGTAGGAGTTAATATCAAAGGGTCAAGGATCGATATTTAACTTGATTTCAATTAATTTACTGTTCTTAAATTGCAATATCTCGATTCAAATATGTTGATTGAAATATTTCTATTACCTCGCAAAGTTCGAAAAGAGGATCTGAATAATGTATATTGACTTACAAACTTGATAGAATCTGATTATAATCGAATCAATTATTTCTATAAAGTGAAGCTAAAATTAAAAGATGTTGCTAAGATTCACACAGTGTTATATTAACGATGTGATGTAGACACCAATAATTTCATTAAAAGAGAAATGGTAACCGATTGCGGCTATTTGAAGGAGCCTGACACAGATCGTACCTACAACGGTGCCATGTGTGCTCATGGAGGGACTGTGTTTGATAGGCATCTTCCGGAAATAACAAAATTGCTATGATTCGTAATATTCTGCTGAAaaattggttgatgcatctgttgTTTCTCTTCTGGATTATTGCTACATATTACTGTTCGGTCTCACTGCCTATCAAACCAAGTAACAACAACTCATTCAAAAGTCTGCTGCCCGTTTAATCAGTGGCTTgcataatgggggggggggagggggcatgtcCCCAACCTACGGACGTCAGTCTGGAAAAAAAGGTTCAGTCTGGAGTTTTTGTCTTCAGCTAGGAAGAATTGGAGCTCTACTATTGGTGTTCcctcttctttttttaactGCAATATCTTGCGTTTAGGGATTTATTCTTTGGAGTACCCGAAACGAGTCGGCTGCAATGACCTTTGGGTATCACCCTCCTTTATCAAAGCCTTCATTCGCCTATGGCCCTTCCACAAAAGTCCAACCCCATAACTtaattggtcggggggggggcgggggtttaAATCCCCGCTCCGACCTTCGAAACCCTGTGCACATCACTGCGTATAATCATATTTATTAAGTGTTGAGAGAACCACTTTGGCTGCCAATTAAGCAGAACAAGTTCAAACTTATCAggtatttgattgattgatctaaTTTCCATTTGTCTTAACCTTGTTCATATTTGTTTCCTTTActtatatctttatttctttatttatatccaGGCTGGGTATGCTTTGATCACGCTACTATTGTATTACTTGATTACTATCATGTGTcttatatctttatttctttatttctttatttatatccaGGCTGGGTATGCTTTGATCACGCTACTATTGTATTACTTGATTACTATCATGTGTcttatatctttatttctttatttatatccaGGCTGGGTATCACGCTACTATTGTATTACTTGATTACTATCATGTGTcttatatctttatttctttatttctttatttatatccaGGCTGGGTATGCTTTGATCACGCTACTATTGTATTACTTGATTACTATCATGTGTcttatatctttatttctttatttatatccaGGCTGGGTATCACGCTACTATTGTATTACTTGATTACTATCATGTGTcttatatctttatttctttatttgtttatttatatccaCGCTACTATTGTATTACTTGATTACTATCATGTGTcttatatctttatttctttatttgtttatttatatccaCGCTACTATTGTATTACTTGATTACTATCATGTGTcttatatctttatttctttatttgtttatttatatccaGGCTGGGTATGCTTTGATCACGCTACTATTGTATTACTTGATTACTATCATGTGTcttatatctttatttctttatttgtttatttatatcacGCTACTATTGTATTACTTGATTACTATCATGTGTcttatatctttatttctttatttctttatttatatccaGGCTGGGTATCACGCTACTATTGTATTACTTGATTACTATCATGTGTcttatatctttatttctttatttctttatttatatccaGGCTGGGTATGCTTTGATCACGCTACTATTGTATTACTTGATTACTATCATGTGTcttatatctttatttctttatttctttatttatatccaGGCTGGGTATCACGCTACTATTGTATTACTTGATTACTATCATGTGTcttatatctttatttctttatttctttatttatatccaGGCTGGGTATGCTTTGATCACGCTACTATTGTATTACTTGATTACTATCATGTGTcttatatctttatttctttatttgtttatttatatcacGCTACTATTGTATTACTTGATTACTATCATGTGTcttatatctttatttctttatttctttatttatatccaGGCTGGGTATCACGCTACTATTGTATTACTTGATTACTATCATGTGTcttatatctttatttctttatttctttatttatatccaGGCTGGGTATGCTTTGATCACGCTACTATTGTATTACTTGATTACTATCATGTGTcttatatctttatttctttatttctttatttatatccaGGCTGGGTATCACGCTACTATTGTATTACTTGATTACTATCATGTGTcttatatctttatttctttatttctttatttatatccaGGCTGGGTATCACGCTACTATTGTATTACTTGATTACTATCATGTGTcttatatctttatttctttatttctttatttatatccaGGCTGGGTATCACGCTACTATTGTATTACTTGATTACTATCATGTGTcttatatctttatttctttatttctttatttatatccaGGCTGGGTATCACGCTACTATTGTATTACTTGATTACTATCATGTGTcttatatctttatttctttatttctttatttatatccaGGCTGGGTATCACGCTACTATTGTATTACTTGATTACTATCATGTGTcttatatctttatttctttatttgtttatttatatccaGGCTGGGTATCACGCTACTATTGTATTACTTGATTACTATCATGTGTcttatatctttatttctttatttctttatttatatccaGGCTGGGTATCACGCTACTATTGTATTACTTGATTACTATCATGTGTcttatatctttatttctttatttctttatttatatccaGGCTGGGTATCACGCTACTATTGTATTACTTGATTACTATCATGTGTcttatatctttatttctttatttctttatttatatcaCGCTACTATTGTATTACTTGATTACTATCATGTGTcttatatctttatttctttatttatatccaGGCTGGGTATCACGCTACTATTGTATTACTTGATTACTATCATGTGTcttatatctttatttctttatttctttatttatatccaGGCTGGGTATCACGCTACTATTGTATTACTTGATTACTATCATGTGTcttatatctttatttctttatttctttatttatatccaGGCTGGGTATCACGCTACTATTGTATTACTTGATTACTATCATGTGTcttatatctttatttctttatttctttatttatatccaGGCTGGGTATCACGCTACTATTGTATTACTTGATTACTATCATGTGTcttatatctttatttctttatttctttatttatatccaGGCTGGGTATCACGCTACTATTGTATTACTTGATTACTATCATGTGTcttatatctttatttctttatttctttatttatatccaGGCTGGGTATCACGCTACTATTGTATTACTTGATTACTATCATGTGTCTTATATTTTTGCTTTTCGATTGTTTCCTCTCATCCATGTAAGGAGCTTTGAGATTCTATGTAGCCAAGTCACAACATGACCTAGTTATAGAATTAGTATAAATGTCTTCATTACATAGCCCCACTCGGATTTATGTAGTGCCACCTGCATTACTTTATCGAAACCTGATATATATAACGCCAATTACTTTAGTTTTCTAGCACATACCTGAAGCCTGAATTCTTATCAATGTCCCTTCAACCACTGTCGCTTCCTACCACGCCTCCTATACGCGGCGCCCTTCTCCCCTTTACTCCTGTAAACAGAAGTGACACCGTGCCGTGGAAACACATTATTCTAACCTGACCAATCGCTACCTTATTATAACCGCACCTTATTATAACCGTACCTTATTATAACCGTCCCATATTATAACCGTCCCCTATTATAACCGTACCTTATTATAACCGTACCTTATTATAACCGTCCCTTATTATAACCGTCCCTTATTATAACCGTACCTTATTATAACCGTACCTTATTATCGTTATCATCAATAGGGTTCCACAAAGTTATCATGTCCTTTGCATGATACATGATGAGATTCGCGTAACCTCACGAAGGAAGCTTTAATACGGTATTTAAATGGGTCGACCGTATGCAAATATACACGACTTCCAATGGGAACGAATGACACAGCATATTTCATTGGGCCGAAGCTTTTGCAGAAGTTGTAAGGGTTTACAATTTCAAGTTAAGCCGGGTTTTATGGTCTCGACCGAGTAATGCAGGCGGCACTGAGAGACTAAGACATGTATTCAATGGTGAACGAGCAGCAGGACTCATGTACTCCTCGTTCAGTACATCTTGACATTTAGAAAGTGTGCCAATTGAACAAGTGGAGGAGGATATATTGTTCCAGAACCCTGATTACTATCTTTGCTATTTGAATGGTCAAGGACTCATGCAGACAAATCACAGCAGATGTTTAAGTATTAACAGAACTAGTTAAAGCATTATACTTAAACATGTTACAGTCTGTAGATTGGCCCCCAAATTAGCACGTGTTTCATAAACCTTTGATTCTTTTACGGAATGACTATCTATATCGATGTTGATTATCAGTTTGGAAACCTCGCCCTCGAAACCTATCCAGTCTACCCCTCAACTCACCAGtaccctaaccataaccctacCTCTACAGTAAATGTAATCGACTTATCGTAAAATAGATGAAATCGCAACATGACATTGCATTCTGTAGATAATTAGTTATCTGCATACTGCAAATGGCATGTTGCGATTACTAACATATGGCGATATTATACTTTTCTCTTTATGAATGACGTACTAATTACAATAAACTTGTTAACGTGTTAAAGAACACTATACACATGCAGTAATATGATATGTATGTACCTTATAATGATCATTAATTGATACGCTTGTGGATTGTGATATAAATAATCATGAATTTAAGAAAAACTATATAaactttgtattattattacctTCAAACTCGGTCACATGTTCAATTCATTATAATAATGTATGCAAATAATATCACTGCAGCATATTTAGAAAACAAACCGAAATAAAAGAGGAAGGGAAAAGAGTCTATCAAATATGTTTATGACCactcaccgcccccccccccccagacctCGAAAATATCTATTTTGCCATAACACTCTGCTGCATTCATTTATCCTTTGACTTGGatgctttcaaatattatgTATTGATTAATCCTAGCGGATAAAATAAACAACCATAATAATTTATATGTGGTACATACTTATGCAAAGTAAAAGTATTTGAGCAACATTTCCATAGCCAATCATTGTATTCTTAATCTGGACGGAGTAAGGTAATATACTCTTAGACCGCACAACTTGAGATTGCAACCTagtagtatttatatataacacatTGGACATGCTCCATCCCATTAGTAATTACGTCATCCCTCTCATAATTCGATACCTTCCAAATCATTTAATTAGTTCAGTTTCCAGAGATTTGTGTTAACCTTAACAAGTTTGGCAAGCCGTCTTGACATTTACCACCCAATTCTACTAAAGTGTAAGATATTCCACTAACGTCGGATTCAATTCAACTTAGGTGCAATAGAATTCGACGTAACTGCAATGTATTCCTCTtaaagtgaaatagaattccacttaagtagaataaaatgttttatttgacGTAAGGTGAAtgcaatttcacttaagtagggTTTTATTCCACTGTCGTGGAATATGATTTCACTTCAGCTTAATTGAATTCTACTTAAGGGAaatagcattttacttaagtaaaatacactGTCTGCGACAGTAATATATCCTTAACTCCTGGCAATTTAAGCACTGTATTTTAATAAAGCAACAGAATTGACAGAAAGACGGCAGTGATGTGACTATAATTTGACTGTAATAACCACTAAAACTCATTCAGTATTTTACAGTATACTGCTATACTATATTGTACTAAACAATGatgcaaaatattaacaaacagTAACATGACAGTAACACGATAGTAATATGTCACTGCTGTGATTGTATATCAACAGTTAAAACGATAACACAACTACAGTGTTACGGCAGTAACAACACATCAATATGACGGAATTACGACAGTCACGTGACATTAAAACGACATAACACGATAGTACAGCGAAACCAATGGTAAAGCAGTATAGCATAGTAATACGGCATTAATACGACATTTAATACGACAGTGACAGACCCTTAGCACATTCCGTCTTTTATAACATATCAACCTCTACAAATCTTATATAGGACCTCCCTAAGTATTGAACTGGTTACTATGTATCAGCGGTAGTCATGCCATCTGGCGGTGATTGTGTCGTTTCTTCCATAGTAACATCGGGCCTTACTGTCGTTGGTAAGCATACGACATCGTAAAAGTACGCACAGTTTTTCGAGTAAGTACCTGATCTTAGGTTCTCGATGTCAGATTCGTCTAGTGATTGAAAAGGTTGTACAATATCACAGGATGTTAGTTCTCTTGATGAGCCCCTTCCTGtaattaaatgtcaaaacaacAAAAGGTAACAATATCTTGACAGCAAATACAAACATGCACGTGTTTACTCCCATTACGATACCTATAGTTGTACTCAAAGGAACGAGGAATATTTATTAACATGATATAAAATTCTATAAGTAATCGCTTACATATATTCGTTTGGGTGAGAAGCGGTGTCTTATTCATTTAAAGGCTAAGTTTACTTTTGGCTTTAGCATACAATGAGACAGAGagaataaactttaaaaaaaaataaaaaataaaaaatgaaataaatcaacTGATAGGCTACATCAAAAAGCttgtgtatttttatttacaagtaagagggcctgacgtttcgatcatagcaggatcttcttcagaggctgcaTGTCTTTAGCGAATAATGAGGATCATCATGTTTATGGCAGAGGGATAAACCAGTTAGAGCTAAGGATTAGAAATATACACAATCGGACAAAGGAAGCCAACTTTCTCAGATTGGAAGAAATTTCAAATGAGTAGAAATAATGAAGGCTAAGACAAACAAGAAGAGTACGGAAACAGGAATGTTGACTTCACTGGAGGCTGTCCCAAATGCACCCTCCCGGGAAACAAGCTAGTCCATTAAGAAAACCTCCCCGGTGGCCGGGCTGAGTCACCGGGCTGAGTCACCGGGCTGAGTCACCGGGCTGAGCCACCAATGTACCAGTGGAATTTAACTCACGGGGTTCCTTATGCTATGCTAAGTCAAGAATGCCAAACGAAGAATCAATATGCATAAAAGAATAGAGCTTAGTAACCATGAGGAGGAGGCCATTTATAAAGGGTTCAAAGAATAGGAGTGTTTTATAACAATGTTTTCTTGGAATTTATGAAATCAGTGTATAGAGCTGAGGCGGACGGCGTTACCAGTCTGAAACACGTTTAGAATTTAGAACATACCTCACTAAACTAAGACAGATCCTATTAGCGTTAAAATGGATAATTTATAGTGAGTTGTTTTGTGCAGCTTCATATACAGTTGGTAATGTTGGTCAAAACTGTTTGGTTTGAATATACAGACTAAGGACACATTTAAAGAGACAAATGGAGGATTTAACTGACATGTACAGTCCGAAAGGCAACTGTTCCAATGTGAGGAACTTGACGAGCGGCGGACTCTTGTAGCTAAACGTCTGGCTTAAAAGCACACCCCGGGAAATTCAGACAGATCCTGTTAGCGTTAATATTGGATATTCAATCCCGCCTAATGAGAAATCTTTAATATACGGGTCGcattactatgtacagtacgtGTCGAAATTATTGTGTCTTGCAATGAGATGTGCCTTTTACAAGGACAACAATGCCCTTCCCTGCTCTCAGGAACTTGGGTTATCCTTCTCTGCAAATGTGTTCGGTGATCAGTCAGCTGTGACGTCAGACAATGTACCgctcccctccccactcccccgcCCCATTTTGCTTGCTAAATAGACTATTCAAGAAGGAATAGCCTATAGAGCAGgagttccctaactggggtgcatgaaaccccaggggtgcgtgagtccatcccaggggggtcgtggggggataaagtttgGGATAGGAAAGAGTATCGAGAAGGAACGGAGCTGAGTCCCTATGATAGGATGAACAGGCTGTTAAGAATCGTAGGCGTACAACTTAACGGCCACTCGGTCTCAGAAACTATTCAGTTTCGAAATCAATCTAAATCCCCCGAAATGAAATGGTGTatcgtatatggcaagccaaacGCCCAAAAGTTAGATATTCCAGATTTTTCggtcgaaaaaaaaaacagggttaTCAACCGATAAAACTGGACTATCTACTGATAATCCAGATTTACCAACCCAAAATCCAGATTTTCAACGATAAACCTGGAATATCGCCGATAATCTTagaatattgaagaaaaaacttGCATTATTGTTCGAAAACCTGGATTATCGCCGGGAAATCGAGGTTTAGGGGTTGAAACTCCAGGTTTAACACAGATAAACCTGGATAAccaattgaaaaaaaactgGATTATCGTTTGATAAACCTGGATTATCCTTCGATTAATTTGGATTTTTGAGTTGTAAACTTGGATTTTCGACCGATAATTCAAGCTTATCGACGATATACTTggagttttttttattattattccagGTTTATCGGTTAAAAACTGATAATCCAAGTTTCTCTTGAAATTCCTGCTTTTTCGACCGATAATTTGAGCTTTTTCGCTAAAAATCTTGGATTTTACGACCGATATTCCAGTTTTTTTTACGATAGTCTCCTTTTCGACCAGCAATCTTAGATTTTCCATCAATAATGCAAGTTTATCGGCAATATTCCAGGTTTTTCAAGCAATAATTCAAGTTTATCGAGTGAAAAATTTGGATAATCGCGGTCGATATTCTAGGTTTATCGATCGATAATCCTGGATTTTCGACCGATGGTTATTCGAATAACCAGGGCATTTGGCTTAATGCCATACCCGTATGCATATCCATATGTATTGTTGAACATTTGGACAAACCCAACCATTCAGTTACAACCCTATTCTAGCTGCATGGCAACTTCCCTTcagcaaaacaaacaatatgatatttatgtatgtatttgagaTGTATTTAAAACAAACGACGGATACGAACTTAACATACGTAAGAAAAAACCACAGATGATTCAAAGATGGGCGATGATTGGGCTTCTTCGATAGCATATGCACTTTTGATGGTGTTTTGTATGACAATCTTATCGCTTAAATGTTCCTGATACCGTGAACATCTGCTACCAATGGGTCGTTAACTTTTGACGGGGCTGTTTGTAGCGGAAGTAAGAAACTATCTCGTTGGTGAGCAGCTGTACTTCGGACATTATAAGCTGATAAGTAAAGCAATGCACCTTAGATAGGTAATTTGCCATGTTCATATTACACCATCGCAACGAATTGAAACATAGCTCCCCGATAAACACTGTAAACAATAGAATATCGATATGAccaatgataaataaataaataaaataaggaCGAGCCGGTTTAAAAGAGCGGCGAAAAGCAGACACTGAACCTTGAATATCACAGAACTACCAACTCATTCATCTcctatccccccaccccccccccccccccaaatggaaCCTACACATTTGATGCGGCCTACAAGCAAATTGGTAACGCCACTGTCGCGCCCTTCACTGAAAATACAGCACTGTTTCCTTGAGTTGTTTCACTATAGGGATTCGATAAAACGTGACGCATGGCTGACGCAGTTCTCCTTCCCCGTACCACGTGCCTCCTCCATTAATGCTGCCTTTCCACGTGCCTGTATCTACCGCAAACTTCATGTTATCTTCATTGACAACATTTGTCGTATttaaaggggacacaaaccAAATCATCATCTTTAACTTGAATGACAGAGATAGTTGTGAACTACAAGTCCCCGGCCAAACCGCTAAGAAGAATCTTGGTACCGTTTAAAGGTCTTGTCTGATGTGTGATTGCCATTTCATGTAAATCTGAAACGTTATAATGCCTCTACTAGAATGGAAACGTTTAAAGGTCTTGTCTGATGTGTGATTGCCATTTCATGTAAATCTGAAGTGTTATAATGCCTCTACTAGAATGGAAACGTTTAAAGGTCTTGTCTGATGTGTGATTGCCATTTCATGAAAATCTGAAATGTTATAATGCCTCTACTAGAATGGAAACGTTTAAAGGTCTTGTCTGATGTGTGATTGCCATTTCATGAAAATCTGAAATGTTATAATGCCTCTACTAGAATGGAAACGTTTAAAGGTCTTGTCTGATGTGTGATTGCCATTTCATGTAAATCTGAAACGTTATAATGCCTCTACTAGAATGGAAACGTTTAAAGGTCTTGTCTGATGTGTGATTGCCATTTCATGTAAATCTGAAACGTTATAATGCCTCTACTAGAATGGAAACGTTTCCTTTCTCTTTCGTTTCTTTAATCTTCAACGTATAATGTTAACGGTGTCAGCAACCAATCTCGTGTTAAAgaggttcaatattttttacatttatcATTTCCATCTTTATTACGGAAAAAAAAGgatgtaatatttcaaaaagagagaaaaacaccGAAACAGTAACAATGGTTGAAGCACGTGTGGCtccatgatgtcatatttagacgtGATCAAGTCCTCAGTCCTGTATGAAAATGCATTAAATATGTGATATCTCGCATGGAACAAGATAATTCTGATCTATTTAAACAAGTTGTTCCTGACAGATATCACATTGTCGCTAATCATTGTTTGGTTTTATCTTTAAGTAATAACATGCGAACATGTTTGCAGAGTCGATCTTTAACGATGATAACGactgaagtaaaaaaatatatgtattctaCAGAGAAAAACTTGAAGCAGGTATAAACGCATGTTATCACTATAATAAATATCGTGACTTTTGGTATTTGTGAATCGTTTTCACCCTTATAACATTTCGTACAATGCTTAATGTTCGTCGACGCGGTTTGCCATTCCCCAAGTTCCGTATGCAAGTAACATATGCTATTCAGATAAGTATGAGGTGGGCAAACACTAGATTTTTCCGAGGCACGTCAACTCAATATTTGATTCTTTCCTTGATACGTCTGGACACATTAGTCCAATGAACTTACCTTGGAAAAGATGACTTCCTTTTGATAGACCGGGTTTACCACATTTATCGATTCCCGTCGTCAATACGATGATAGCgccctcctcttcttcctccatGCCGTGGTAGATCTCGTCCACAAAGACAACATAGTTTTGTGTGAATGTGCCTTCGTCTTCCACAATTTGAACACTAACGATATCACCTTTGTAAGCTGTTACAGGGAAGTTGAAACAAATACAGCATGAAATCATTGATCATTGagaatattacttattatttctttttcatgtgagggggggggggggcagtatcTCCTGCAGGCTGCCGGAGAGTTGATCACCGCACACGCAATTCCGGGCCCCAGAACAATAATGCTCACAAAAACCTCTTCCATTCAACAGCATCTAACTATTTTCAACCTATGGCGATCGTTCGTGGGTAG carries:
- the LOC139962058 gene encoding uncharacterized protein isoform X2, whose translation is MYTGLRGNKINCNEPMTAYKGDIVSVQIVEDEGTFTQNYVVFVDEIYHGMEEEEEGAIIVLTTGIDKCGKPGLSKGSHLFQGRGSSRELTSCDIVQPFQSLDESDIENLRSGTYSKNCAYFYDVVCLPTTVRPDVTMEETTQSPPDGMTTADT
- the LOC139962058 gene encoding uncharacterized protein isoform X1; the protein is MESLCNRSISWLFSLLTVAAPLLVYGCTCPPSAVSFEMNFCLAAYSYKGDIVSVQIVEDEGTFTQNYVVFVDEIYHGMEEEEEGAIIVLTTGIDKCGKPGLSKGSHLFQGRGSSRELTSCDIVQPFQSLDESDIENLRSGTYSKNCAYFYDVVCLPTTVRPDVTMEETTQSPPDGMTTADT